A single region of the Streptomyces sp. NBC_00236 genome encodes:
- a CDS encoding acetate--CoA ligase family protein, producing the protein MLGSTHGTLTTDFRARVVACGEEPHAAVHSMAAAAAEGDLDVSGRPLHAPVPDLDRFFRPESVAVIGASDTEGRPNTGITRQLIAWAERVGARLHPVHPTRESVFGRACAPSVADLPEQVDLAVLLVGDPLPVIEELAQAKVKFAVAFASGFAETGAEGAAAQARLAAAVERSGLRLLGPNTNLNAFEEFRDDLDGPAIALITQSGHQGRPVYTLQELGVRLSHWAPTGNEADLETSDFIAYFSQRPEVGAIACYVEGLKDGRSFLLAADRAARAGVPVVAVKVGRTETGARMAASHTGKLTGADQVVDAAMRQFGVIRVDGLDELQDTAALLARARKPLADGVVVYSISGGTGAHFSDLATEAGLSLPVLSEAKQAELHTWIPSYLNVANPVDNGGHPVGDWRGRKIIDAILADPEVGVLICPITGPFPPMSDKLAQDLVDAAEATDKLVCVIWGSPVGTEDAYRTTLLGSSRVATFRTFGNCITAVKAYLDHHRFTASYRSPFDEAPRTPSPSFRKAQALMRPGHQLSEHAAKQLLRAYGIRVPREQLVTSAAAAVRAAGLVGYPVVMKASGARLAHKTELGLVKVGLTSASQVRDAYRELTDIARYEDVELDGILVCQMIERGVEMMVGVTQDALFGPTVTVGLGGVLVEVLHDAAVRVPPFGEDQARAMLGELRGRALLEGVRGGPPVDVDALVEVVLRVQRMALELGDDLVELDINPLMVLGRGQGAVALDALAVCR; encoded by the coding sequence ATGCTTGGATCGACTCACGGCACCCTCACCACCGACTTCCGCGCCAGGGTGGTGGCCTGCGGCGAGGAACCGCACGCCGCCGTCCACAGCATGGCGGCCGCCGCCGCGGAGGGCGACCTCGACGTCAGCGGCCGCCCGCTGCACGCGCCCGTACCGGATCTGGACCGGTTCTTCCGGCCGGAGTCCGTCGCCGTCATCGGCGCGTCCGACACCGAGGGACGCCCCAACACCGGGATCACCCGTCAGCTGATCGCCTGGGCCGAGCGCGTCGGGGCACGGCTGCATCCGGTGCACCCCACCCGCGAGTCCGTCTTCGGCCGGGCCTGCGCTCCCTCCGTCGCCGATCTGCCGGAACAGGTGGACCTGGCGGTCCTGCTGGTCGGCGACCCGCTCCCCGTGATCGAGGAACTCGCGCAGGCCAAGGTGAAGTTCGCCGTCGCCTTCGCCTCCGGATTCGCCGAGACCGGTGCGGAGGGCGCCGCCGCACAGGCCCGGCTGGCCGCCGCCGTCGAGCGGTCGGGGCTGCGGCTGCTCGGCCCGAACACCAACCTCAACGCCTTCGAGGAGTTCCGCGACGACCTGGACGGGCCGGCGATCGCGCTGATCACCCAGTCCGGCCACCAGGGACGCCCCGTCTACACGCTCCAGGAGCTGGGCGTGCGGCTCTCGCACTGGGCTCCCACGGGCAACGAGGCCGATCTGGAGACCTCCGACTTCATCGCGTACTTCTCGCAGCGCCCCGAGGTCGGGGCGATCGCCTGCTACGTCGAAGGGCTCAAGGACGGGCGCTCCTTCCTGCTCGCCGCGGACCGCGCCGCGCGGGCCGGGGTCCCGGTGGTGGCGGTCAAGGTGGGACGTACGGAGACGGGGGCCAGGATGGCCGCGTCACACACCGGCAAGCTGACCGGCGCCGACCAGGTCGTCGACGCGGCGATGCGGCAGTTCGGCGTGATCCGGGTGGACGGCCTCGACGAACTCCAGGACACCGCGGCCCTCCTGGCCCGGGCCCGCAAGCCCCTCGCCGACGGCGTCGTGGTGTATTCGATCTCGGGCGGCACGGGCGCGCACTTCTCGGACCTGGCGACGGAGGCCGGTCTGTCGCTCCCGGTCCTGTCCGAGGCGAAGCAGGCCGAACTCCACACCTGGATCCCCTCCTACCTGAACGTGGCGAACCCGGTCGACAACGGCGGCCACCCGGTCGGCGACTGGCGCGGCCGGAAGATCATCGACGCGATCCTCGCCGACCCGGAGGTCGGGGTGCTGATCTGTCCGATCACCGGCCCCTTCCCGCCGATGAGCGACAAGCTCGCGCAGGACCTGGTGGACGCGGCGGAGGCCACGGACAAGCTGGTGTGCGTGATCTGGGGGTCGCCGGTCGGCACCGAGGACGCCTACCGCACGACGCTGCTCGGCTCGTCCCGCGTCGCCACCTTCCGTACGTTCGGCAACTGCATCACCGCGGTGAAGGCGTATCTGGACCACCACCGGTTCACCGCCTCCTACCGCTCCCCGTTCGACGAGGCGCCGCGCACCCCGTCGCCCTCCTTCCGCAAGGCGCAGGCACTGATGCGCCCGGGCCACCAGCTGAGCGAGCACGCGGCGAAGCAGCTGCTGCGCGCGTACGGAATCCGGGTGCCCCGCGAGCAGTTGGTGACCAGCGCCGCGGCGGCCGTCCGGGCGGCGGGGCTCGTCGGCTACCCCGTCGTCATGAAGGCGTCCGGCGCGCGGCTGGCGCACAAGACGGAACTGGGCCTGGTCAAGGTCGGTCTCACCTCCGCCAGCCAGGTGCGGGACGCCTATCGCGAACTCACCGACATCGCGCGCTACGAGGACGTCGAGCTGGACGGCATCCTGGTCTGCCAGATGATCGAGCGGGGCGTCGAGATGATGGTCGGCGTCACGCAGGACGCCCTGTTCGGACCGACGGTGACGGTCGGCCTCGGAGGCGTACTCGTCGAGGTGCTGCACGACGCGGCGGTGCGCGTGCCGCCGTTCGGCGAGGACCAGGCGCGGGCGATGCTCGGCGAACTGCGCGGCCGGGCACTGCTGGAAGGCGTGCGGGGCGGTCCGCCGGTGGATGTGGACGCCCTCGTCGAAGTCGTCCTGCGGGTGCAGCGGATGGCCCTGGAACTCGGCGACGACCTCGTCGAGCTCGACATCAACCCGCTGATGGTGCTGGGCCGGGGCCAGGGCGCCGTCGCCCTGGACGCGCTGGCGGTCTGCCG